A single Pedobacter sp. PACM 27299 DNA region contains:
- a CDS encoding RagB/SusD family nutrient uptake outer membrane protein, with protein MKNNIKNKSILNKISFFGLLGLILFTASCKKFTELEPLDAISENVGFENAANVELVMNGVYQQAAIGTYNGGGGRGYPFGSAAIQQSEMRGQDMVNMATFYAFTYEATYSSSSANNVNHWENLYNLINQANVFIAGVQKAAAGGVLTADQAKSYEGEARFLRALAHHELVINFSKPYADGNGSQPGIPYRDTPINSPASVQAALLVKRGTVAEDYTKILADLDFAEANLAPTQPNGYQRATKGAAIALKTRVKLHKADWPGVIAEGVKLGATGNGPYTSPIAAYVLTASPDEPFTSFDNNKESIFSIGNSTTSNPDVNGSLVSMFAPTSVGARGLVATSPNLYNASYWVAGDKRKALLQVKGSNGIYYNYKYRLASTNADWAPILRYAEVLLNVSEAAQRSGNTSLSLNLLNAVRNRSVPVADQFVTAPGDLLRAILNERRIEFAGEGRRWADITRLALDPTYGGGIPAKVRNTQVVAAAFDGSTILTPSIAAIPYSDFRFLWPFPLSEVNSNPTLALEKNPGY; from the coding sequence ATGAAAAATAATATAAAAAATAAAAGTATTTTAAATAAAATATCCTTTTTTGGTCTTCTAGGATTGATTTTATTTACTGCTTCATGTAAGAAATTTACAGAGTTGGAGCCATTGGATGCCATATCAGAAAATGTAGGATTTGAAAATGCTGCAAACGTGGAATTGGTAATGAATGGCGTTTATCAACAAGCGGCAATTGGTACTTATAATGGTGGTGGCGGTAGAGGGTATCCATTTGGATCTGCTGCAATTCAACAATCAGAAATGAGAGGCCAGGACATGGTGAATATGGCTACCTTTTATGCATTCACTTATGAAGCTACCTATTCTAGTAGTAGTGCGAATAATGTAAATCATTGGGAGAATTTATACAATTTGATCAATCAGGCGAATGTATTTATTGCTGGAGTACAAAAAGCAGCTGCAGGTGGTGTTCTTACTGCAGATCAGGCTAAATCTTATGAAGGTGAAGCTAGATTTCTTCGTGCATTAGCTCATCATGAATTGGTGATCAATTTCTCTAAACCGTATGCAGATGGAAATGGTAGTCAACCAGGTATTCCTTACCGTGACACGCCTATTAATTCACCTGCTTCTGTTCAGGCTGCTTTATTAGTGAAAAGAGGTACTGTTGCTGAGGATTACACAAAAATTCTCGCTGATTTGGATTTTGCTGAAGCTAACTTAGCTCCAACACAACCTAATGGTTACCAAAGAGCAACAAAGGGTGCTGCAATTGCATTGAAAACCAGAGTAAAGTTGCATAAAGCAGATTGGCCAGGAGTGATCGCTGAAGGTGTAAAGTTAGGTGCTACTGGTAATGGACCTTACACTAGTCCAATTGCTGCTTATGTCTTAACAGCAAGCCCTGATGAACCATTTACAAGCTTTGATAACAACAAAGAGAGTATTTTTTCTATCGGAAATAGTACTACTTCTAATCCTGATGTAAACGGATCATTGGTAAGTATGTTTGCTCCAACTTCAGTTGGCGCACGTGGATTAGTTGCAACAAGTCCGAACCTTTATAATGCAAGTTATTGGGTTGCGGGTGATAAGAGAAAAGCATTATTGCAGGTTAAAGGATCAAATGGAATTTATTATAACTATAAATACCGCTTAGCTTCAACGAATGCTGACTGGGCTCCAATACTTAGATATGCAGAGGTCTTGTTAAATGTTTCTGAGGCAGCACAAAGATCAGGAAATACTTCATTATCGCTGAACTTATTAAATGCGGTAAGAAATAGATCTGTGCCTGTAGCTGACCAGTTTGTTACTGCTCCTGGCGATTTATTGCGTGCTATTTTAAACGAAAGAAGAATTGAGTTTGCAGGTGAAGGACGCAGATGGGCTGACATTACTCGTTTAGCATTAGACCCTACTTACGGTGGTGGTATTCCTGCTAAAGTAAGGAACACCCAGGTAGTTGCTGCTGCATTTGACGGTTCAACTATATTAACACCTTCAATCGCTGCAATTCCTTATTCTGATTTTAGGTTCCTATGGCCTTTCCCATTGTCTGAAGTGAATTCTAATCCAACTTTAGCTCTTGAGAAAAACCCTGGGTATTAA
- a CDS encoding SusC/RagA family TonB-linked outer membrane protein, with protein sequence MKKLLQSLFILIFIAGSAIAQDRTVTGTVTDKSDGKPLPGVTVRIVGGKGGTQTGANGKYSVTAPSSATLEFSYLGYETVTRPIPGSGVINVTLAEDGKDLNEVVVVGYGTQVRKDITGSVGSVKGEAIKNLASPSFDKQLAGQVTGVQVTNTSGVLGQPARIRIRGTNSISSNGDPLYVVDGVPYIAGDQGVITPYNPLGDINPNDIESYDVLKDGAATAIYGSRAANGVILITTKRGKTGAAKISYDSWFALATASKRFSLLNAEQFVEIANEKLHNIGETDDYAVLEKNPDGSIVNTNWQDQIFRTGFQQNHALSVSGATEKTNYYVSLGFADLKGTTISNAQRKYNFRTKLEQKAFNDYLTLGVNTSVSYTFNQGLNTGEGSSALSGNIASAIRALPNVRVKNPDGTYNVDFENNVLGEGANLTSIDDFYPNVSYILANNIYQSQGLNLTGNAFARLKLAEGLTATTQIGINHLNVEDYQYWNPLHGDGKGRNGIVSQYMQPTFRYNWQNFLSYSKVFGDHKLDVVGGMEIQKTKARYILASGTGISNPYFGTSGNIISDTFQNQFFGGGNTPTGYTSVFGRLSYSYMDKYLLSASLRNDRISSLPIGHQSALLPGASVGWRISKESFFANAEGLSFINDLKIRGGYAKVGNTDIGAFPYAGLYGPVQYGLNSGLGYARLGNPDLRFETSKKMDIGLDASMFNNRIQLGVDYFKNDIDNLILNSPTPSSLGVPNNSISTNVGKMTNKGWEFSVSSLNIKNDNFSWNTSLNLSFIKNEVLALSNNNAPLINTYNITKVGSSIGEFYGYESIGVNSANGNPLWKNHNGEIIQGDITSGKYFYYNDGNPGDLTRAAAALTETDKRSFGNANPTWFGGLNNTFTYKQFDLGIMLTFSGGNKVYNYTKQEALSNQKFLNNGVEILERWTTPGQLTDVPKLVYGKDNFILLSGNLNSRFLENASFLRAQNLSLGYTVPADLVKKLNINNLRFYVQVQNAFVISGYSGLDPELATSYSTNSSQNRAPGVDFNTNPVPRTYTFGINLGF encoded by the coding sequence ATGAAAAAACTTTTACAAAGTTTGTTCATTCTGATTTTTATCGCAGGCTCTGCGATTGCTCAGGATCGGACAGTTACTGGTACAGTTACAGACAAGTCGGATGGTAAACCACTACCGGGAGTAACTGTAAGAATTGTTGGAGGCAAAGGTGGCACACAAACTGGTGCTAATGGTAAATATTCAGTTACCGCTCCTTCATCCGCGACATTAGAATTCTCTTATCTAGGATATGAAACAGTTACAAGACCAATTCCAGGGTCTGGAGTAATTAACGTGACTTTAGCTGAAGATGGCAAGGACCTAAATGAGGTTGTTGTGGTTGGTTATGGAACTCAGGTAAGGAAAGACATTACAGGATCCGTTGGGTCAGTAAAGGGTGAGGCTATTAAAAACCTAGCAAGTCCAAGTTTTGACAAGCAATTAGCTGGTCAGGTAACTGGGGTTCAGGTGACTAACACCAGTGGTGTTTTAGGTCAGCCAGCACGTATTCGTATTCGTGGAACGAACTCTATTTCAAGTAATGGAGATCCTCTTTATGTAGTTGATGGGGTTCCTTATATCGCTGGAGATCAAGGAGTAATCACTCCGTATAATCCACTGGGTGATATCAATCCTAATGACATTGAAAGTTATGATGTCTTGAAGGATGGAGCCGCTACAGCTATTTATGGTTCAAGAGCAGCTAATGGTGTAATTTTAATTACCACCAAAAGAGGTAAAACCGGTGCTGCAAAAATTTCTTATGATTCTTGGTTTGCGCTTGCTACAGCATCAAAAAGGTTTAGCTTATTGAATGCAGAGCAATTCGTTGAAATTGCAAATGAGAAATTACACAACATTGGCGAAACTGATGATTATGCTGTTTTAGAGAAAAATCCAGATGGATCTATCGTGAACACAAATTGGCAGGATCAGATTTTCAGAACTGGATTTCAACAAAACCATGCATTATCTGTAAGTGGTGCAACTGAAAAAACAAATTACTACGTGTCTTTAGGCTTTGCTGATTTGAAAGGAACAACCATTAGTAATGCACAGCGTAAGTATAACTTCCGTACTAAATTAGAACAAAAAGCATTTAATGACTACCTTACTTTAGGGGTAAATACGTCTGTATCTTATACTTTCAATCAAGGATTAAACACAGGTGAAGGATCTTCTGCCTTATCAGGAAACATTGCTTCTGCAATTAGAGCATTACCAAATGTTCGTGTTAAAAATCCAGATGGAACGTATAATGTTGATTTCGAAAATAACGTTTTAGGTGAAGGAGCGAATCTAACGTCGATTGATGATTTTTATCCTAACGTTTCTTATATCTTAGCGAATAATATCTATCAGTCACAAGGATTGAACCTTACGGGTAATGCTTTTGCAAGACTTAAATTAGCCGAAGGCTTAACCGCGACTACACAAATCGGTATCAATCACCTTAATGTGGAAGATTACCAATATTGGAATCCACTTCACGGTGATGGAAAAGGACGTAATGGTATCGTAAGTCAATACATGCAACCTACTTTCAGATACAACTGGCAAAACTTTTTAAGCTATTCTAAAGTTTTTGGAGATCATAAACTTGATGTTGTAGGTGGTATGGAAATTCAGAAAACCAAAGCAAGATATATCCTTGCATCTGGAACTGGAATTTCAAATCCTTATTTTGGAACAAGTGGGAACATTATTTCGGATACCTTCCAAAACCAATTCTTTGGTGGTGGTAATACCCCAACAGGTTACACCTCAGTATTCGGAAGATTAAGTTATTCTTACATGGATAAATACTTACTTTCTGCATCACTAAGAAATGATAGGATCTCTTCTTTACCAATCGGTCATCAAAGTGCTCTTTTACCAGGTGCCTCTGTTGGATGGAGAATTTCGAAAGAAAGTTTCTTTGCGAATGCTGAAGGACTTTCATTCATTAATGATTTAAAAATAAGAGGTGGTTACGCAAAAGTAGGTAATACAGATATTGGTGCGTTTCCATATGCAGGTCTATACGGACCAGTTCAATATGGTTTAAATAGTGGATTAGGATATGCTAGATTAGGTAATCCGGATTTGCGTTTTGAAACCAGTAAAAAAATGGATATTGGTTTAGACGCTTCTATGTTTAATAACAGAATCCAGCTTGGTGTTGATTACTTCAAGAATGATATTGATAATTTAATTCTTAATTCACCAACTCCTTCTTCATTAGGTGTTCCTAATAATAGCATCTCCACTAACGTTGGAAAAATGACGAATAAAGGATGGGAGTTCTCCGTAAGCAGTCTGAACATTAAAAACGATAATTTCTCATGGAATACCAGTTTGAACCTAAGTTTTATTAAAAACGAAGTTCTGGCTTTATCAAACAATAATGCACCATTGATTAATACTTATAACATTACTAAAGTAGGTTCTTCAATTGGTGAGTTTTATGGTTATGAGTCTATTGGAGTGAACTCTGCAAATGGAAATCCATTGTGGAAAAATCATAATGGTGAAATTATCCAAGGTGATATCACAAGTGGTAAGTATTTTTATTATAATGATGGTAACCCTGGTGACTTGACTAGAGCGGCTGCAGCACTTACAGAAACTGATAAAAGATCTTTTGGTAATGCAAATCCTACCTGGTTTGGTGGTTTGAATAATACATTCACCTATAAACAATTTGATCTAGGTATTATGTTAACCTTCTCTGGAGGTAATAAAGTGTATAACTACACTAAACAAGAAGCACTTAGTAATCAGAAGTTCCTAAATAATGGTGTGGAGATTTTAGAAAGATGGACTACTCCAGGACAACTTACAGATGTTCCAAAATTGGTATACGGAAAAGATAACTTTATCCTATTATCAGGAAATCTTAACAGCCGTTTCCTTGAGAATGCTAGCTTCTTGAGAGCGCAGAATCTTTCCTTAGGTTATACAGTGCCTGCTGACTTGGTGAAGAAACTAAACATTAACAACCTTAGGTTCTATGTTCAGGTTCAAAATGCATTTGTTATTTCGGGATATTCAGGTCTTGATCCAGAATTGGCTACAAGCTACTCTACAAACTCAAGCCAGAATAGAGCTCCAGGAGTTGATTTTAATACCAATCCTGTGCCACGTACATATACGTTCGGAATTAACTTAGGCTTCTAA
- a CDS encoding SusD/RagB family nutrient-binding outer membrane lipoprotein: MILENIKKTGLALLLTTVVFSSCSEDVMDRINEDRNNPITAPARFVLTDAIVSSAFKVTGSDYAFYSAIYMEQQVGIYGQMFNAEIRIAEPFSSSTYDNAWSSTYTNLLNLKAVIGKCSPGGSEAGNYQALGVAQILSAYNLAIQTDLMGDIPWSEALQPAVIFQPKLDKQEAIYGDIMRFLDDAIVNLQKTSVFPSMAGQDLLYAGKNELWVKMAQGLKARYKMRLSFRSAKYQEVIDDANKSFASASEQAAFKFNGGSTVNPLYSFYSDRDYFGASQSLHEKLVDRTDPRDDVFFKAYPKKNPIPLEFAPNGAPSQVQERYGISGLLDPAGAVNLLSFHELQFLKAEAYARLGDRGNAETALKAGISAAFVKVGLTSAAANTYYADHVKALFDQNPTKEIMVQKYLAFYDDEAIESYNDYRRLKAMGDNFIVLANPKPSEFPLRFTYGSSDVTTNNNVKNAYGNGQYVKTENVWWAGGTR, translated from the coding sequence ATGATATTAGAAAATATAAAAAAGACAGGACTGGCGTTACTTTTAACGACCGTTGTGTTTTCCTCTTGTTCAGAAGATGTGATGGACAGAATCAATGAGGATAGAAATAACCCGATTACTGCACCTGCGCGCTTTGTGTTGACTGATGCGATTGTATCGAGTGCATTTAAAGTAACAGGAAGTGATTACGCCTTCTATTCTGCAATTTATATGGAGCAACAGGTTGGTATTTACGGCCAGATGTTCAACGCAGAGATCAGAATAGCAGAACCTTTTTCTTCTTCTACTTATGACAACGCATGGAGCTCAACTTACACTAACCTTTTGAATCTAAAGGCGGTGATTGGAAAATGTTCTCCAGGTGGATCTGAGGCAGGAAATTATCAGGCACTGGGTGTTGCTCAGATTTTGTCTGCTTATAACCTTGCAATCCAGACAGATTTAATGGGTGATATTCCATGGTCTGAAGCACTTCAGCCAGCTGTGATTTTTCAGCCAAAACTGGATAAACAGGAAGCGATCTACGGAGACATTATGAGATTTTTGGATGATGCAATCGTAAATCTTCAAAAAACAAGTGTGTTCCCTTCAATGGCTGGCCAGGATTTATTGTACGCTGGAAAGAACGAACTATGGGTTAAAATGGCTCAAGGATTAAAAGCTCGTTATAAAATGCGTCTTTCTTTCAGGTCTGCTAAATATCAGGAAGTAATTGATGATGCAAATAAATCCTTTGCTTCAGCATCTGAACAAGCAGCATTTAAATTCAATGGCGGTTCTACCGTTAACCCTTTGTATAGCTTCTACAGCGATCGTGATTATTTCGGTGCAAGTCAGAGCTTACATGAAAAATTGGTAGATAGAACAGATCCACGTGATGATGTATTTTTCAAGGCTTATCCTAAGAAAAACCCAATTCCTTTGGAATTTGCGCCAAATGGTGCACCTAGTCAAGTGCAGGAGCGTTATGGTATTTCAGGATTACTTGATCCTGCTGGCGCTGTTAACCTATTGAGTTTCCATGAGCTTCAGTTCTTAAAAGCAGAAGCTTATGCCAGATTGGGTGATCGTGGTAATGCTGAGACGGCTTTAAAGGCTGGTATTAGCGCTGCTTTTGTTAAAGTAGGGCTAACGTCAGCTGCTGCGAATACTTACTATGCTGATCATGTGAAAGCTTTATTTGACCAGAACCCTACAAAGGAGATTATGGTTCAGAAGTACCTTGCTTTCTATGATGATGAGGCAATTGAGTCTTATAATGATTACCGCAGGTTGAAAGCGATGGGCGATAACTTTATTGTTTTAGCTAATCCAAAACCGTCTGAATTCCCATTACGTTTTACTTATGGCAGCAGTGATGTGACCACTAACAATAACGTTAAGAATGCTTACGGCAATGGTCAATATGTAAAAACTGAGAATGTATGGTGGGCCGGTGGTACACGATAG
- a CDS encoding SusC/RagA family TonB-linked outer membrane protein: protein MKKLLQSLFILMFIAGSAMAQERTISGTVTDKGDGLPLPGVTVRIKGTQGGTQTSGDGKYTVKVNSSATELEFSYLGYLTQLRPLSSNVINVALVADSKLLSEVVVTGMGISREKKALAYNVQTLKSEDLTKASNPSLVGSLQGKLSGVEIKPSSGMPGASANVVVRGARSFTGDNSPLYVIDGMPISSTADFSTGNGVTGSDIANRSVDLDPNDIESMSVLKGQAASALYGIRASNGVIVITTKSGKGLAKGKPVVTFNSSFALDRISRKPELQSTYAQGSDGQFAPNTSMSWGPRVEDLPNSPLYGGNTQGKDNIYTVGGLHPGQYYVPQLAQAGLDPWATPTKYDNVKDFFDIGRTFNNSVNVAQATETGNFSIGIGNSSQTGIISSTSMERYNAKVAAETNLNKAWKIGFSGNYVQSDIDKASAGNDALLGTVYSAPVNYNLKGIPNHIPSDPYTQINYRSLTFNNPYWGMENNVFNERTNRFFGNGYVNFNPVVNWGRDSKFFVKYQLGVDSYASNYQDIFGYGNAGKAGSINNYGATVATYNSLLTANYAVKLSDDFSLTALLGNEINDQNLKRYDETGLNFNFGGWKHIDNTTTRNATESKNRYRTVGFFSSVNLAYKGMLYLDLTGRNDIVSSMPRGNRSFVYPSASLGFIVTELDGLKQNEVLNFLKLRASYAEVGQAGKYLMNYYSTPSYGGGFWRNDPVNYPIDGTTAYTPDGTLYNKDLKPQNTISKEVGFEARVLNNLFTIDYTFSRQDVKNQIFPVPLGGSSGASQIIMNGGKIHTNAHEISLNINPVKKEDIDFNIGFNFTKIDNYVDELAPGVESIFLGGFTTPQVRAGVGDKFPVIYGGTFLRDGNGNVLIQEDKNADDYGMPLAGEPGVIGSVSPKFLLGGNAAFRYKRFSVSTTFEWKNGGSIYSGSNGLMNTYGMGKATEDRTTPFIYPGVKADGSANDIVRGGASDSYAYEMLYSNVLGNIDEAFIYDASFVKMRELVFSYKVPKFNKMNLSVSAFARNILIWSKLPNFDPESSQGNTNMGGAFERFSVPQTSTFGMGLNLTF, encoded by the coding sequence ATGAAAAAACTTTTACAAAGTTTGTTCATTTTGATGTTTATCGCGGGATCAGCGATGGCACAAGAAAGGACAATCAGTGGGACGGTTACTGACAAAGGAGATGGCTTGCCACTTCCAGGAGTAACAGTTAGGATTAAGGGTACCCAAGGGGGTACACAAACAAGCGGAGATGGTAAATATACCGTAAAGGTAAATTCATCCGCAACAGAATTAGAGTTCTCTTATTTAGGTTATTTAACGCAATTACGTCCATTATCTTCTAATGTGATTAATGTTGCTTTGGTAGCTGATTCAAAATTACTTTCTGAGGTTGTGGTTACAGGAATGGGTATTTCACGCGAGAAAAAAGCGTTGGCCTACAATGTTCAGACCTTAAAAAGTGAGGATTTAACAAAAGCATCTAACCCAAGTTTAGTTGGGTCTTTACAAGGTAAATTGTCAGGTGTAGAGATTAAGCCTTCAAGTGGTATGCCAGGTGCTTCTGCAAACGTGGTTGTACGTGGAGCGAGATCATTTACTGGCGACAACAGTCCTCTATACGTAATTGACGGAATGCCGATTTCTTCTACTGCTGATTTCTCTACGGGAAATGGTGTAACAGGATCTGATATTGCAAACCGCTCTGTGGATTTAGATCCAAATGATATCGAGAGCATGAGCGTTTTAAAAGGTCAGGCTGCTTCAGCATTATATGGAATTCGTGCTTCAAATGGTGTAATTGTGATCACGACTAAAAGTGGTAAAGGATTGGCTAAAGGAAAACCAGTAGTTACTTTTAACTCTAGTTTCGCATTAGACAGGATTTCACGCAAGCCAGAATTGCAGAGTACTTATGCGCAGGGTAGTGATGGTCAATTTGCTCCAAATACATCTATGTCTTGGGGACCAAGAGTCGAGGATCTTCCAAATAGTCCGCTATATGGTGGAAATACACAGGGTAAAGACAACATCTATACTGTAGGTGGCTTACACCCAGGTCAATACTATGTGCCGCAATTGGCACAGGCAGGTCTGGATCCATGGGCAACTCCGACCAAATACGACAATGTTAAAGATTTCTTCGATATTGGAAGAACCTTCAACAATTCAGTAAATGTAGCTCAGGCAACTGAAACCGGTAACTTTTCCATTGGTATAGGTAACTCCAGCCAAACAGGTATTATTTCTTCTACTTCAATGGAGAGATATAATGCTAAAGTTGCGGCAGAAACCAATCTAAATAAAGCATGGAAAATAGGTTTCTCTGGAAACTATGTACAGTCTGATATTGATAAAGCTTCTGCTGGAAATGATGCTTTATTGGGTACTGTTTATTCTGCTCCGGTAAATTACAACTTAAAAGGAATTCCAAATCATATTCCAAGTGATCCATATACACAGATCAACTACCGTTCATTAACTTTCAATAACCCTTATTGGGGTATGGAAAACAACGTGTTTAATGAGCGTACGAACCGTTTCTTTGGAAATGGTTATGTGAATTTCAATCCTGTAGTAAACTGGGGAAGAGATTCTAAGTTCTTTGTTAAATATCAATTGGGTGTAGATTCTTACGCCTCAAATTACCAGGATATTTTTGGATACGGAAATGCTGGTAAGGCTGGTTCGATCAATAATTATGGTGCTACTGTTGCAACTTATAACTCTTTGTTAACGGCTAATTATGCGGTTAAACTTTCTGATGATTTCAGCTTAACTGCTTTATTGGGTAATGAGATCAATGACCAGAATTTGAAAAGATATGATGAAACCGGTTTGAACTTCAACTTTGGTGGTTGGAAACATATCGACAATACCACCACTAGAAATGCTACTGAATCTAAAAACAGATACAGAACGGTAGGTTTCTTCTCTAGCGTAAACTTAGCCTATAAAGGCATGTTATACCTGGACTTAACAGGAAGAAATGACATTGTTTCGAGTATGCCAAGAGGTAACCGTTCCTTTGTATATCCTTCAGCATCCTTAGGCTTTATTGTTACTGAGCTGGACGGATTGAAGCAGAATGAGGTACTTAACTTCTTAAAATTAAGAGCTTCTTATGCTGAAGTTGGTCAGGCGGGTAAATATTTGATGAACTATTACAGCACACCTAGTTATGGTGGCGGTTTCTGGCGTAATGATCCTGTTAATTATCCTATTGACGGAACTACGGCTTATACACCTGATGGAACATTATACAATAAAGACCTTAAGCCTCAGAATACCATCTCTAAGGAGGTTGGTTTTGAAGCAAGGGTATTGAATAACTTATTCACCATTGACTATACCTTCTCTAGACAAGATGTAAAAAATCAGATTTTCCCTGTTCCTCTTGGAGGTTCCTCTGGTGCAAGTCAAATCATCATGAATGGTGGAAAAATCCACACCAATGCGCATGAGATTTCCTTAAATATCAATCCTGTGAAAAAGGAAGATATTGACTTTAACATCGGTTTCAATTTCACGAAAATTGACAACTATGTAGATGAGTTAGCTCCTGGTGTAGAAAGTATTTTCTTAGGTGGTTTCACTACTCCACAAGTACGTGCAGGTGTAGGAGATAAGTTCCCTGTAATTTATGGTGGTACTTTCTTAAGAGATGGAAACGGAAACGTTCTTATTCAGGAAGATAAAAACGCGGATGATTATGGTATGCCTTTAGCAGGTGAGCCAGGTGTGATCGGTAGTGTTTCTCCTAAATTCCTTTTAGGTGGTAATGCGGCATTCCGTTACAAACGTTTCTCTGTAAGTACTACTTTTGAGTGGAAAAACGGGGGTTCAATTTATTCTGGAAGTAATGGTCTAATGAATACTTATGGTATGGGTAAAGCTACAGAAGATCGTACAACTCCATTTATCTATCCAGGTGTGAAAGCTGATGGATCCGCTAATGATATCGTTAGAGGTGGTGCTTCAGATTCTTATGCTTATGAAATGCTGTATTCAAATGTGTTGGGTAACATTGATGAAGCCTTCATCTATGATGCTTCATTTGTAAAAATGAGAGAATTGGTGTTCAGCTACAAAGTTCCGAAGTTCAACAAAATGAACTTAAGCGTTTCTGCTTTTGCACGTAACATCTTAATCTGGTCTAAATTGCCAAATTTCGATCCTGAGTCTTCTCAAGGTAATACAAATATGGGTGGAGCATTCGAGCGTTTCTCAGTTCCTCAAACGTCTACTTTCGGTATGGGTTTAAACCTTACATTTTAA